In Procambarus clarkii isolate CNS0578487 chromosome 60, FALCON_Pclarkii_2.0, whole genome shotgun sequence, one genomic interval encodes:
- the LOC123767000 gene encoding serine/threonine-protein kinase fray2-like: MNVDHSQDRSQDRSQDRSQDRSQDRSQDRSQDRSQDRSQDRSQDRSQDRSQDRSQDRSQDRSQDRSQDRSQDRSQDRSQDRSQDRSQDRSQDRSQDRSQDRSQDRSQDRSQDRSQDRSQDRSQDRSQDRSQDRCQVHNT, from the coding sequence ATGAATGTGGATCATTCTCAAGATCGTTCTCAAGATCGTTCTCAAGATCGTTCTCAAGATCGTTCTCAAGATCGTTCTCAAGATCGTTCTCAAGATCGTTCGCAAGATCGTTCTCAAGATCGTTCTCAAGATCGTTCTCAAGATCGTTCTCAAGATCGTTCTCAAGATCGTTCTCAAGATCGTTCGCAAGATCGTTCTCAAGATCGTTCTCAAGATCGTTCTCAAGATCGTTCTCAAGATCGTTCTCAAGATCGTTCTCAAGATCGTTCTCAAGATCGTTCTCAAGATCGTTCTCAAGATCGTTCTCAAGATCGTTCGCAAGATCGTTCTCAAGATCGTTCTCAAGACCGTTCTCAAGATCGTTCTCAAGATCGTTCTCAAGACCGTTCTCAAGACCGTTGTCAAGTTCATAACACTTAA
- the LOC138353921 gene encoding C-type lectin domain family 4 member M-like — translation MRNFLLDNEMEMRHDVRAQLTTLRDVREQLTTLRDVRAQLTTLRDVRAQLTTLRDVRAQLTTLRDVREQLTTLRDVRAQLTTLRDVRAQLTTLRDVREQLTTLRDVRAQLTTLRDVRAQLTTLRDVREQLTTLRDVRAQLTTLRDVRAQLTTLRDVREQLTTLRDVRAQLTTLRDVREQLTTLRDVRAQLTTLRDVRAQLTTLRDVRAQLTTLRDVRAQLTTLRDVRAQLTTLRDVRAQLTALRDVRAQLTTLRDVRAQLTTLRDARAQVTTLRDVREQLTTLRDVRANS, via the exons ATGAGAAATTTCTTACTCGATAATGAGATGGAAATGAGACAC GATGTCAGAGCACAGTTAACTACACTGAGGGATGTCAGAGAACAATTAACTACACTGAGAGATGTCAGAGCACAGTTGACTACACTGAGGGATGTCAGAGCACAGTTAACTACACTAAGGGATGTCAGAGCACAGTTAACTACACTGAGGGATGTCAGAGAACAATTAACTACACTGAGAGATGTCAGAGCACAGTTGACTACACTGAGGGATGTCAGAGCACAGTTAACTACACTGAGGGATGTCAGAGAACAATTAACTACACTGAGAGATGTCAGAGCACAGTTGACTACACTGAGGGATGTCAGAGCACAGTTAACTACACTGAGGGATGTCAGAGAACAATTAACTACACTGAGAGATGTCAGAGCACAGTTGACTACACTGAGGGATGTCAGAGCACAGTTGACTACACTGAGGGATGTCAGAGAACAATTAACTACACTGAGAGATGTCAGGGCACAGTTAACTACATTGAGGGATGTCAGAGAACAATTAACTACACTGAGGGATGTCAGGGCACAGTTAACTACACTGAGGGATGTCAGAGCACAGTTAACTACACTGAGAGATGTCAGGGCACAGTTAACTACGCTGAGGGATGTCAGGGCACAGTTAACTACGCTGAGGGATGTCAGGGCACAGTTAACTACGCTGAGGGATGTCAGGGCACAGTTAACAGCACTGAGGGATGTCAGAGCACAGTTAACTACACTGAGAGATGTCAGAGCACAGTTGACTACGCTGAGGGATGCCAGGGCACAGGTAACTACACTGAGGGATGTCAGAGAACAATTAACTACGCTGAGGGATGTCAGGGCTAACAGTTAa